In a genomic window of Kwoniella mangroviensis CBS 8507 chromosome 2, whole genome shotgun sequence:
- a CDS encoding transitional endoplasmic reticulum ATPase, whose protein sequence is MAEDPSKPITDDSTATAILRQKRSPNRLMVEESPQEDNSVAILHPNTMEALGLFRGDTVIVRGKLRRDTVLICLSQDDIEEGKIAMNKVARGNCAVKLADLVHVSPANDIKYGKRIHVLPFADSIEGLSGNLFDVYLRPYFLEAYRPVRKGDVFQVRGGMRTVDFKVVEVDPSPYCIVASDTVIHTEGDPIDREAEEANLNAVGYDDLGGCRKQLAQIRELVELPLRHPQLFKAIGIKPPRGILMFGPPGTGKTLMARAVANETGAFFFLINGPEIMSKMAGESESNLRKAFEEAEKNSPSIIFIDEIDSIAPKREKANGEVERRVVSQLLTLMDGLKARSNVVVMAATNRPNSIDPALRRFGRFDREVDIGIPDPTGRLEILRIHTKNMKLADDVDLEQIAADTHGYVGADMASLCSEAAMQQIREKMDLIDLDEDTIDAEVLDSLGVTMENFRFALGVNNPSALRETVVEIPTTTWDDIGGLDKVKRELQETVQYPVEHPEKFLKYGMSPSKGVLFYGPPGTGKTLLAKAIANECQANFISIKGPELLTMWFGESEANVRDVFDKARAAAPCVMFFDELDSIAKSRGGSGGDAGGASDRVLNQILTEMDGMNAKKNVFIIGATNRPDQIDSALLRPGRLDQLIYIPLPDETSRLSILKATLRKSPIDPGVDLNFLAKSTAGFSGADLTEICQRAAKLAIRASIEADVRKERERKEKAEAEGGDVDLMDADNDEDEVPSITVDHFEEAMRFARRSVSDADIRRYEMFSTTLQQSRSFGNNFKFPESGQAQEGGASFQNEADDDE, encoded by the exons ATGGCCGAAGACCcttccaag CCCATCACCGATGACTCTACCGCCACTGCCATTCTTAGGCAGAAGCGTTC ACCCAACCGACTTATGGTCGAGGAAAGTCCTCAAGAGGACAACAGTGTTGCCATCCTCCACCCGAATACCATGGAAGCTCTTGGTCTTTTCAG AGGTGACACCGTTATTG TTCGAGGAAAACTCAGAAGAGACACCGTCCTTATCTGTTTGAGTCAGGATGACAtcgaggaaggaaagattgCAATGAACAAAG TCGCTCGTGGAAACTGTGCTGTCAAGCTCGCCGATCTGGTCCACGTTTCTCCTGCCAATGACATCAAGTATGGAAAGAGAATCCACGTCCTTCCATTTGCTGACTCGATCGAAG GCCTCTCTGGGAATCTGTTCGATGTCTACCTTCGACCATACTTCCTGGAAGCTTATCGACCTGTCCGAAAAG GCGACGTCTTCCAGGTCAGAGGTGGTATGAGAACTGTCGATTTCAAGGTGGTAGAAGTAGATCCTTCGCCATATTGT ATTGTCGCCTCTGATACG GTTATTCACACAGAAGGCGATCCAATTGACAgggaagcggaagaagcCAACTTGAATGCGGTAGGCTATGACGATCTCGGTGGTTGTAGAAAACAGCTGGCTCAG ATCCGAGAACTCGTCGAACTCCCTCTACGACACCCACAACTGTTCAAAGCCATCGGTATCAAACCTCCTCGAGGTATCCTCATGTTCGGTCCTCCCGGTACTGGTAAAACCCTGATGGCTCGTGCCGTCGCCAATGAGACCggtgctttcttcttcctcatcaacgGTCCCGAAATCATGTCTAAGATGGCTGGAGAATCTGAATCAAATCTTAGAAAAGCTTTCGAGGAAGCTGAAAAGAACAGTccttctatcatcttcattgacGAAATCGATTCTATTGCCCCTAAACGAGAGAAAGCCAACGGTGAAGTCGAGAGACGAGTGGTATCGCAACTCCTCACCCTCATGGACGGACTCAAAGCTCGTTCCAACGTCGTTGTCATGGCTGCCACCAACCGACCCAACTCTATCGATCCCGCTCTTCGACGATTCGGTCGATTCGATCGAGAAGTTGACATCGGTATCCCTGATCCTACTGGTCGACTTGAAATCCTCCGAATCCACACCAAGAACATGAAACTTGCCGACGACGTCGATCTCGAACAGATCGCTGCTGACACACACGGTTATGTCGGTGCTGATATGGCATCTCTCTGTTCCGAAGCCGCTATGCAGCAAATCAGAGAAAAGATGGACCTCATCGATCTCGACGAAGATACCATTGACGCTGAAGTTCTCGACTCTCTCGGTGTCACCATGGAAAACTTCCGATTCGCCCTCGGTGTCAACAACCCTTCTGCTCTTCGAGAAACTGTCGTCGAAATCCCTACCACCACCTGGGACGATATCGGAGGTTTGGACAAAGTCAAGAGAGAACTACAAGAGACTGTTCAATACCCTGTCGAGCACCCAGAAAAGTTCCTCAAGTATGGTATGTCTCCTTCGAAGGGTGTTCTCTTCTATGGTCCTCCTGGTACTGGTAAAACATTGTTAGCCAAGGC CATTGCCAACGAATGTCAAGccaacttcatctccatcaaaGGTCCTGAGCTCCTCACGATGTGGTTTGGAGAATCCGAAGCCAATGTACGAGACGTATTCGACAAGGCTCGAGCTGCTGCTCCTTGTGTCATGTTCTTTGACGAGTTGGACTCCATCGCCAAGTCCAGAGGTGGTTCCGGCGGTGATGCCGGTGGTGCTAGTGACCGTGTCTTGAACcagatcttg ACCGAGATGGATGGTATGAATGccaagaaga ACGTTTTCATCATCGGAGCTACCA ACCGTCCCGACCAAATCGATTCTGCTCTACTGAGACCTGGTCGTCTTGATCAG CTCATCTATATCCCCCTTCCCGACGAGACTTCTCGATTGTCCATCCTCAAAGCTACTCTACGAAAATCACCCATCGACCCTGGAGTCGATCTCAATTTCCTTGCCAAGAGTACCGCCGGATTCTCCGGTGCCGATCTTACCGAGATCTGTCAACGTGCCGCCAAACTCGCTATCAGAGCTAGTATCGAAGCTGACGTGCgcaaggaaagagaaagaaaagagaaagctgaagctgaaggaggtgacGTCGATCTTATGGACGCTGacaatgatgaggatgaggttcCGTCTATCACAGT TGACCACTtcgaagag GCTATGCGATTTGCTCGACGATCTGTATCTGATGCCGACATCCGTCGATACGAGATGTTCAGTACAACCCTGCAACAATCGAGATCCTTTGGCAACAATTTCAAGTTCCCCGAGAGTGGTCAAGCGCAAGAAGGTGGAGCCAGCTTCCAAAATGAAGCGGATGATGACGAGTAA
- a CDS encoding V-type ATPase, C subunit, translating to MGYYASGLLVSSTSLATVIGLYLLFTGQGESFNVGKFLAESSPYAWALTGIGLCIGLSVTGAAWGIFVTGASILGGGIRAPRISTKNLISIIFCEVVAIYGVIIAIIYSSRVNGDVENLYTANNYYTGFALFWGGLTVGICNLLCGISVGITGSTAALADAADPQLFVKILIVEIFGSVLGLFGLIVGLLVSGKAEDFA from the exons ATGGGCTACTACGCTTCAGGCCTGCTCGTCTCTTCGACTTCCCTCGCTACCGTCATCGGactctatctcctcttcacaG GTCAAGGAGAATCATTCAACGTTGGCAAATTCCTCGCAGAGTCTAGTCCATATGCGTGGGCTCTCACAGGTATCGGGCTCTGTATCGGTTTGAGTGTGACAGGCGCTGCGTG GGGTATCTTTGTCACTGGTGCTTCGATCTTGGGTGGTGGTATAAGAGCACCCAGAATCAGTACCAAGAATCTTATCTC TATCATCTTCTGTGAAGTCGTGGCCATCTACG GTGTCATTATTGCCATCATTTACTCCTCTCGAGTTAACGGAGATGTCGAGAACTTATACACTGCCAATAACTACTATACTG GATTCGCCTTGTTCTGGGGTGGTCTTACCGTCGGTATCTGCAACTTGCTCTGCGGTATCTCAGTCGGTATCACCGGTTCTACCGCTGCCCTTGCCGATGCAGCAGATCCACAACTCTTCGTCAAAATCCTCATCGTAGAG ATCTTTGGATCCGTCCTTGGTCTTTTCGGTCTTATTG TCGGTCTGCTTGTA TCCGGTAAAGCTGAAGACTTCGCATAA